ACGGCCATGTGTCATGCCCATCTTCATCTTAAGGACTGTGTCTGCGTGGAAACACTCGTCCTCAGAGCCCACGGTTCGGCCCTGGAACTGCTGAGCTGTTCTGAGACTGTCCCTTCTCTTCTGAATGTGCGAGTTAACTTAATAGTGCATCTTATGGCAGGTAAAGAGTCTGGTTACTGAAATTGTTTTCTATTGTACAGGGAGGCACTTTCGTCGATTCTGTGGGTTTTAAGAGGGTTGAAGGCACTATCAACTAATTTCAGTGTCATTTTCTATTCAATTTTGTTCTAGGTTTAATTTGTTTTGTGTGGTTTTCTACACTGGAAATATACTCCAAAATCAAATGTAGTATGGAGTCACAATTCACATATTGAGGTTTAAATCTCTTATTCAGGTATAGGGTCCATGCACTCCATCAGCAAAGCCATAGTTATAGTAGAGAAAGCCAACCAAGAAATGTCTCAATTTTCCGTTTTGATCTTCAGATATGTATCCTTTCCAGATGTTTCCATTGTAGTTGAGGTGTTCCTTGGGCAGGAAGAAGTTCAGTCATACAGTAGTTCCATCATGTGCCAAAATGTCCAGTTCTTCAGCTTGAGAATATAAAGGAGGTTAGAGTCCACTGTTTCAGAGTTCCCTCCATAACCGCGAGTTATTTAATACTGACGTCATGCATTGAATATACCAGGATACATAGTACCTTAGTTAATTAGGCCATAATGCTTAGTAGTTTTACATGCCATGATCTTCAAAAAAGTGTTACTGTTCCCTTAAGAGTCAACATTCAGCACTTAAATGCTCTTAAAAAATTAATAacttaaataataaataacCAGTGCACTTTTGGTGAAAccaaatgagaaaaaaaagatatcTCAACCTTGGGATCGAATAGGAGAAGTAAGGGGttagaaaataaaaacataaaatgAGGTAATGTCTTGCGCATGCCAATATAAAAAGAAGAGTGTCTCAACATGCTAATTTTgagcatttttttttataaagttgtCTTGCATGGCATCATACGGGGAAAGTATAGCAGCAACGTCCTCCATGAGAGAACCTCTTCACCTACTCTTCGTAGCAAGAGACCCCTGTATTCATTTTCTGGTAAGGTGCTTTCTGGCAAGAACAATGTTCATCGACTTCTGCAGAGACTTGACCGTGCAACTCCAGAAGTTCGCTGTCATCCATGCCGTCTTTTCACTGGGCATGTCTAATTTGCGCACGCAAGTTGTTAAGTCAGGCGTGTGGTAGCCTCTTATTATGAGTGAGATGTTGCCAAATAAGTCCTTCCCATAAGAAATCAAAGCCCCGGTTGAAGCTTAATAAAGGAAACCTTTTGCCACCCTATTTTCTTGtgtcaaacttttttttcttcaattcAGATGTAATAAAACGCAATGCCGAAAACGCATTAACGAAGGAAATCAAGCATTCAGATATTTCTACATTATTTACAGTGGTGCCACATGTCACCCTAGGTCCCTCTGCTGCCAATGACTTTAAACGTCAGTGAGCAGCTTCCCCTTATTGACACAGTTCTGGCTGGGGGCAGTACAGTTGCCAGTTCTAAGGTTTGCTTCCCTAAAATTGTCGATGCTGTTATTAATGTCCTCGTCTATCTCCATGTATTCCGACTTGCTGACAATAGAGGAACTGCGACGACTGGAATTGCTGTCAGAGGCCAGGTTCTGGTTACTGACGTTTAGTAACTGTGCCTGTtcctccccctccgtctccctgTGGTAGAAATAGTTGAAGTTGGACACAATTACAGGCACAGGGAGCGCAATGGTCAACACTCCAGCGATGGCACATAGAGAGCCCACAATCTTGCCTCCAATGGTCACAGGGTACATATCCCCATAGCCCACAGTTGTCATGGATACGACAGCCCACCAGAACGCATCTGGGATGCTGGTGAAGAATGACTCTTTTTCCTCCGCCTCGGCAAAGTACACGGCGCTCGAGAACAATATCACGCCGATAAACAGGAAGAAAATGAGCAGGCCGAGCTCGCGCATGCTGGCCTTTAACGTTTGCCCCAAAATCTGAAGTCCCTTGGAGTGGCGTGACAGCTTGAAGATTCGGAACACCCGGACAAGACGAATGACCCTGAGGATGGCTAGAGATGTGGCCTGCTCGCCCTTTATCTCTTTGCCGTCGGCATCTTCTGCCAACTCGGTTCCCAGTGTGATAAAGTAGGGTATAATAGCCACTATATCAATGGTGTTCATCATGTTCTTGAAGAACGCTGCCTTGCTAGGGCATGCGAAAAACCGGACTATCAATTCAAAGGAAAACCAGATAATACAGAGTGTCTCCACTATAAAGAAGGGGTCGGTGAGGATATTTGGTTTGTAATAAAAGGTGGTGTTTCCAACAGTATGCATCCGACCTGCCGGGTCCTCTTTTAGTTCGGGTAGTGTCTCCAAGCAGAATATGACTATTGAAATGAGGATGACCATGACAGACACAATTGCAATCCCTCGCGCAGGCCCCGAACTCTCTGGGTGCTCGAATAGAAGCCAGATTTGGCGCTGAAACTCCTTCTCTGGCAATGGACGTTCCTCTTCCCTAATAAAACCCTCATCTTCCCGAAATTTTTCCATAGCCTCTGCCCCAAGTTCATAAAACTTGATCTCTTCCGAGAACATATCCAGAGGGACATTAACTGGTCTTCTCAGCCTACCTCCGGACTGGTAATAATACAGTATTGCGTCAAAACTCGGGCGGTTTCGGTCAAAGAAATATTCATTTCTAAGTGGATCGAAGTACCGCATCCTTTTCTTCGGGTTGCCCAGGAGAGTCTCGGGAAACTGTGCGAGCGTTTTGAGCTGGGTTTCAAACCGCAGCCCGGATATGTTGATGACCACCCTCTCGCAGCACTCGTGGTCATCCTGGTCCGGGGGATACGTGTCCTGCGGGTGACCCGGCAAGGTGGAGGTCTCGTCCATGTTATCTCCAGCCACCACGGTCATCCTGGCGTTCGAGCTGAGCACGATGCAGGATTATATTGGGGTAGGTTCAGCCCGCTTGACCAGGCATCCAGTTGCTTTTACTCTACCCCTCTCCGATTTCGCCTCACTGACACCAGTCCCCCTGCAGGGGTTACCTCGCGCTTCCTCAGTGCGGCTCCCTCGTGCTTCTCTCCAAGTCGACCATTGCTTCGTATCtatgcccctgcccctgctttATCACctacagaaagagaggcagagagagagaaatataacgAATCGAACGCCAGAATTCCCTGCCAGCTCAGCAGTTTTTATCTCTGTCTGTGACACCGTGGGCTGAGCGCACGGGAAACTGCTGGTAATTGATTGGGAGTGTGGAATAACAGAGGACAGGATTAATATGGGAGATCGCTACAGCATGGAGACTGTACAGTACAATCTACTGTATTTTTACCGCATACATCACTATTCAAGTTTCAGTCTCAATGCCCACCCTCTTGGCGCGCACACAGACCGCAGTTTTTCACATCTCATCACCATCCGGCGTGCAAACAGCATTACTACACCAACAGCATAGCATCTATTAAGAATCGTAAAACAGTGATAAAACATGTGgctcaaaaaaacatgttgcaGTCTATTGGTAATTACCTGCGGATTTCAGAGAAGGTGCATGGGAGTCCCAAGGAGTGCGCGCCGCCAGCCACCGCCACAACTTTGCACTCCTAGCTttgttttaatatatatatcacTTTACAGCGCGCTGTACAGTATTTGTCTATAAAATATTCATGGACTATGTTGTCTTCGTCAACATCCACAGTATTCTCTTGCGGTAGCTTTCCAACGTCGACTGGAGCAACCGGTAGGTATCGCAAATATGTGAACCTCGGTTGAGTAAATCTCTTGACAGACAGTTTAAAATCATGCTGAGGGAAACGAAAAAAACGGCGAGTTGTAGCGCGAGACTGAGAGGATCCAACACCAACTAGATCGACTTGGTCTTTTGACTGTCGCGCGCGTCAGCGCTCCAGCAGCTTGGTGTTCTATTCGGCACGAGAATTCTGATGGTGCGATTGAGAGGGCTGAATACATTAAGGGGGCAGTAAGAGCGCCCGAGCCATTTCCCGTTGCTGCCGCATCAGCAGAAACGGGAGCTCTCCTATTTGGTGCAGTCAACAACACATGGACGTCCCAAGACGCGACGGCAGCGCGCTCATATTGAACCTCAGTGCAAAGATGTGCCTTCAGAATGTGGGGTCTGCAGAATCACAGAGCGAGAACGAAGTTTGGTCTGAAATAATTTTCAGGTATGTTGCGGGGATTCATGCTCAGAaaatgaagagggagggggctCCATAAcgacagagtgggagagagcgagattgagaggagagcgggagagagaggaggggggtttcGACGCAATGCAGACAGACTGTACTTACACACGTTGCCACAAGTGTTCCCCGCACCATAAAAACAACAGATCATTGTGCAACCCACCTTTGCTGTAAAATCCCTGTCATTGGGGGTTAGGGTGACTGAGCTGGTACCAAACTGCAAGCAATAGCGACTGATTCACGTAAAGTGACAAATGAGAATACATATGCAACAATGCAtttgaataaaaatacaaatgttcttAAACAGAGAGCCTTCATAAAATGTAACCTATTTTTGTAAAAACTAGAAGAGCCGTGGAAAAGTTCATATTCAACTTATAGCATAAACGCAAGTAATGAGATTGCTTTCGAAGCAGAGCTAAAGCAGATCTCCATGGTAGCCTATAGGCATAATGTATTCACAGCCTGAACATTGAGTTTATCAGTTTGCGGGGACAATTTGGGGAAGGAGGCCCATAACGTTGTGTCTTGGACCATGATTGTCTTGGACTATTTCATAGCAGCTCGTAGTAACTTTTATCCTCTTTTGTGACAGAAAGAAGTGCAAGCACACGGTTTATAATGGGGTTGTGATTAAGGGATTTAAAGTCAGGGTTGCGGTAGGCTTTTACGCCTAAAGATCAGGTCAAAGAGCAATATGATAATTGTCTGAGACCCAAGAGAGATAATGTATTAAACAACCCGACTGTTAATAACCGAGACAGGTAATTAGATATGAGACCGGTGTGTTGATGACCTGATTCGATTTaggattattttttttctcaGATTCGATTTATTACAACAACGTATACAAGTAGACTCAAAATGACATTGACTGGAGCTTAGAAGTCATCAAGCATATGGTAGTTTGTGTTTACGCCATTGAGGGCATCATTAGTTAATGTCAGTGATTTATAATTCTCTACTATTATGTGTGAGTCTGAAGGCATTGGCTGAAGAAGTGAAGATAAGAAGGAAATGAGTGTGATCATTTGACTCAGAGGAAATCCGTAGGCTTTAGATTCACAATGAAACCCTCGTTATGCTTTCATCTGATAGCCTATGTCACGACTTTCTCCTTGATAAATTACATTACGTTTCAGAGCGGCGCATAGTCCGGGTATTTTACCATTTGCATTTATTCAAGCTAAAGCCATGGCTCTTGATTTTTTCTATATGTATGAGTCTAGAAATCATTCACGAGATTTAACGCTCATTTGTGATTCATCAGAAAATAATAAGGATTGAAGAATTTTAACACTGCTCGGAAAACGAGTGTTTGGTGAAAGTAAGAAGACGGATTTCAGCACCTTGGACAGCGTCCATCACAAACGTCTTAAGCCTGACCTTGGTTGTTGAACTCTATGGCGTGAAATGATGAGGGAGTCCCGCCGAACTCAACATCTGCATATCTGAGAGCAAGGCTGTTATTTGCCATTTAT
The Osmerus eperlanus chromosome 17, fOsmEpe2.1, whole genome shotgun sequence DNA segment above includes these coding regions:
- the kcna1b gene encoding potassium voltage-gated channel subfamily A member 1: MTVVAGDNMDETSTLPGHPQDTYPPDQDDHECCERVVINISGLRFETQLKTLAQFPETLLGNPKKRMRYFDPLRNEYFFDRNRPSFDAILYYYQSGGRLRRPVNVPLDMFSEEIKFYELGAEAMEKFREDEGFIREEERPLPEKEFQRQIWLLFEHPESSGPARGIAIVSVMVILISIVIFCLETLPELKEDPAGRMHTVGNTTFYYKPNILTDPFFIVETLCIIWFSFELIVRFFACPSKAAFFKNMMNTIDIVAIIPYFITLGTELAEDADGKEIKGEQATSLAILRVIRLVRVFRIFKLSRHSKGLQILGQTLKASMRELGLLIFFLFIGVILFSSAVYFAEAEEKESFFTSIPDAFWWAVVSMTTVGYGDMYPVTIGGKIVGSLCAIAGVLTIALPVPVIVSNFNYFYHRETEGEEQAQLLNVSNQNLASDSNSSRRSSSIVSKSEYMEIDEDINNSIDNFREANLRTGNCTAPSQNCVNKGKLLTDV